Proteins from a genomic interval of Equus quagga isolate Etosha38 chromosome 13, UCLA_HA_Equagga_1.0, whole genome shotgun sequence:
- the LAMB3 gene encoding laminin subunit beta-3, which yields MRLLLLLCFVLPSLVCAQQACSRGACYPPVGDLLIGRTRFLRASSTCGLTKPETYCTQYGEWQMKCCKCDSRLPHNYNSHHVENVASSSGPMRWWQSKNDVSPVSLQLDLDKRFQLQDIVMDFKAPMPAGMLIERSSDFGKTWRVYQYLAADCTSAFPRVRQGQPQSWQDVRCQSLPQRPNGHLEGGKVQLHLMDLASGIPATQSQKIQELGEITNLRVNFTRLAPLPQRGYHPPSAYYAVSQLRLQGSCLCHGHADHCAPRPGAPAGPSTTVQVHEVCVCQHNTAGPNCERCAPFYNNRPWRPADDQDPHECQRCDCNGHSETCHFDPAVFAASQGAHGGVCDNCRDHTEGKNCERCQLHYFRNRRPGAPIQETCIPCECDPDGAVPGAPCDPLTGQCVCKEHVQGERCDLCKPGFTGLTYANPQGCHRCDCSVLGSRRDMPCDEESGRCLCLPHVVGPKCDQCAPHHWKLASGRGCEPCACDPRNSLSPQCNQLTGQCPCREGFGGLTCSAAAIRQCPDRTYGDAAAGCRACDCDFRGTEGPGCDKASGHCLCRPGLTGPRCDQCQRGYCDRYPVCVACHPCFQSYDADLREQARRLSGLRNTTASLWAGPGLEDRGLASRIQDAKSKIEQIQAILGSTVFPEQEVAWVANAILSLRRSLQGLQLDLPLEEGTLSLSGDLEGLDKSFNRLLIMYQHKREQFEELHGADPSGAFRMLTAAYQRSSQAAQQVSESSRLLQQLRDSWREAEGLEQQIGAGGGASGPQLSALRLEMASLPDLTPTINKLCGGSRQTACTPGACPGELCPRDNGTTCGSHCRGTLPRAGGAFWTAGQVAKQLQGFNAQLQQTRQMIRAAEEAASQVQSDAQRLETQVSTSRSQMEEDVQRTRLLIQQVRDFLSDPDTDAATIQEVSEAVLALWLPTDSVTVLQKMNEIQAIAARLPNVDLVLSQTKQDIARARRLQAEAEQARSRAHAVEGQVEDVVGNLRHGTVALQEAQDTMQGTSRSLRLIQDRVTEVQQVLGPAERLVTGMMEQLGDFRARMETLRRLARQQRAQAAQAQQLAEDASERALSAQEGFDRIKQKYAELKDRLGRSPMLGEQGSRILSVKTEAEELFGETMEMMDRMKDMESELQRGSQAIMLRSADLTGLEKRVEQIRDYINGRVLYYATCK from the exons TGGCAGATGAAATGCTGCAAGTGTGACTCCAGGTTGCCTCACAATTACAACAGTCACCATGTGGAGAATGTGGCTTCGTCCTCAGGCCCCATGCGCTGGTGGCAGTCAAAGAATG ATGTGAGCCCTGTCTCTCTGCAGCTGGACCTGGACAAGAGATTCCAGCTTCAAGACATCGTGATGGATTTTAAG GCGCCCATGCCCGCTGGGATGCTGATCGAACGCTCCTCGGACTTCGGCAAGACCTGGCGGGTGTACCAGTACCTGGCTGCCGACTGCACCTCTGCCTTCCCCCGAGTCCGCCAGGGCCAGCCTCAGAGCTGGCAGGATGTTCGGTGCCAGTCCCTGCCCCAGAGGCCTAACGGGCACCTAGAAGGGGGGAAG GTCCAGCTTCACCTCATGGATTTAGCCTCTGGGATTCCAGCCACTCAAAGTCAAAAAATTCAAG AGCTGGGGGAGATCACAAACTTGAGAGTCAActtcaccaggctggcccctttgccCCAGAGGGGCTACCATCCCCCCAGTGCCTACTACGCAGTGTCCCAGCTGCGTCTGCAGGGGAGCTGCCTCTGTCACGGCCACGCTGACCACTGCGCCCCCAGGCCCGGAGCGCCTGCCGGCCCCTCCACCACTGTGCAG GTCCATGAGGTCTGCGTCTGCCAGCACAACACCGCCGGCCCCAATTGTGAACGCTGTGCGCCCTTCTACAACAATCGGCCCTGGAGACCTGCGGATGACCAGGACCCCCATGAATGCCAAA GGTGCGACTGCAATGGGCACTCGGAGACGTGTCACTTCGACCCAGCTGTGTTTGCCGCCAGCCAGGGGGCACACGGAGGGGTATGTGACAACTGCCGCGACCACACTGAGGGCAAGAACTGTGAGCGATGTCAGCTTCACTATTTCCGAAACCGGCGTCCTGGTGCTCCCATTCAGGAGACCTGCATCC CCTGCGAGTGTGATCCTGATGGGGCAGTGCCGGGGGCTCCCTGTGACCCACTGACCGGGCAGTGCGTGTGCAAGGAGCATGTGCAGGGGGAGCGCTGTGACCTGTGCAAGCCAGGATTTACAGGACTCACCTACGCCAACCCGCAGGGCTGCCACC GCTGTGACTGCAGTGTCCTGGGGTCCCGGCGAGACATGCCATGTGACGAGGAGAGTGGGCGCTGCCTGTGTCTGCCCCATGTGGTGGGCCCCAAATGTGACCAGTGTGCTCCCCACCACTGGAAGCTGGCCAGTGGTCGGGGCTGTGAACCGTGTGCCTGCGACCCCCGCAACTCCCTCAGCCCCCAGTGCAACCAG TTAACAGGGCAGTGCCCCTGTCGGGAAGGGTTTGGTGGCCTGACCTGCAGTGCTGCAGCCATCCGCCAGTGTCCTGACAGGACCTATGGAGATGCAGCCGCGGGATGCCGAG CCTGTGACTGTGACTTCCGGGGAACTGAAGGCCCAGGCTGTGACAAGGCCTCAGGCCACTGCCTCTGCCGCCCCGGCTTGACTGGGCCCCGCTGCGACCAGTGCCAGCGAGGCTACTGTGACCGCTACCCGGTGTGCGTGGCCTGCCACCCTTGCTTCCAGAGCTATGACGCGGACCTCCGGGAACAGGCCCGGCGCCTCAGTGGCCTCCGAAACACCACCGCCAGCCTGTGGGCTGGGCCCGGCTTGGAGGACCGCGGTCTGGCCTCTCGGATTCAGGATGCGAAGAGCAAGATTGAGCAGATCCAAGCAATTCTTGGCAGCACCGTGTTCCCAGAGCAGGAGGTGGCCTGGGTGGCCAATGCCATCCTCTCCCTCAG GCGGAGTCTCCAGGGCCTGCAGCTGGATCTGCCCCTAGAGGAGGGGACCTTGTCCCTTTCGGGAGACCTGGAGGGTCTGGACAAAAGCTTCAATCGCCTCCTCATTATGTATCAGCACAAGAGGGAGCAGTTTGAAGAACTACATGGTGCCGATCCTTCAG GAGCCTTCCGGATGCTGACTGCAGCCTACCAGCGGTCATCCCAGGCCGCTCAGCAGGTCTCCGAAAGCTCCCGCCTGCTGCAACAGCTCAGGGACagctggagagaggcagaggggctggagcagcagatcggagcaggaggaggggccagTGGCCCCCAGCTCTCGGCCCTGAGGCTGGAGATGGCTTCCTTGCCTGATCTGACACCCACTATCAACAAG ctcTGTGGGGGCTCCAGGCAGACGGCCTGCACTCCAGGAGCATGCCCTGGAGAACTGTGTCCCCGAGATAATGGCACAACCTGTGGCTCCCACTGCAGAGGCACTCTCCCCAGGGCGGGTGGGGCCTTCTGGACGGCGGGGCAGGTGGCCAAGCAGCTGCAGGGCTTCAATGCCCAGCTCCAGCAGACCAGGCAGATG ATCAGGGCAGCCGAGGAAGCTGCGTCGCAGGTGCAATCAGATGCTCAGCGCCTGGAGACCCAGGTGAGCACCAGCCGCTCCCAGATGGAGGAAGATGTCCAACGCACGCGGCTCCTCATCCAGCAGGTCCGGGACTTCCTCTCAG ACCCTGACACTGACGCAGCCACCATCCAGGAGGTCAGCGAGGccgtgctggccctgtggctgcccACAGACTCTGTCACAGTCCTGCAGAAGATGAATGAGATCCAGGCCATTGCAGCCAGGCTCCCCAACGTGGACCTGGTGCTGTCCCAGACCAAGCAGGACATTGCTCGGGCGCGCAGGCTCCAGGCTGAGGCTGAGCAGGCCAG GAGCCGCGCCCATGCAGTGGAGGGCCAGGTGGAGGACGTGGTAGGGAACCTGCGGCATGGCACGGTGGCTCTGCAGGAAGCTCAGGACACCATGCAAGGCACCAGCCGCTCCCTCCGGCTTATCCAGGACAGGGTTACGGAG GTTCAGCAGGTACTGGGGCCAGCGGAAAGACTGGTGACTGGCATGATGGAGCAGCTGGGTGACTTCCGAGCACGAATGGAGACGCTCCGCCGCCTGGCCAGGCAGCAGCGGGCGcaggcagcccaggcccagcagcTCGCGGAGGACGCCAGTGAGCGGGCACTGAGTGCCCAGGAG GGATTTGACAGAATAAAGCAAAAGTATGCTGAGCTGAAGGACCGGTTGGGTCGGAGCCCCATGCTGGGAGAGCAGGGCAGCCGGATCCTGAGCGTCAAGACGGAGGCAGAGGAACTGTTCGGGGAGACCATGGAGATGATGGACAGGATGAAAG ACATGGAGTCAGAGCTGCAGCGGGGGAGCCAGGCCATCATGCTTCGCTCGGCGGACCTGACAGGGCTGGAGAAGCGCGTGGAGCAGATCCGTGACTACATTAACGGGCGTGTGCTCTACTATGCCACTTGCAAGTGA